A genome region from Branchiostoma lanceolatum isolate klBraLanc5 unplaced genomic scaffold, klBraLanc5.hap2 Scaffold_76, whole genome shotgun sequence includes the following:
- the LOC136426143 gene encoding histone H1-like has protein sequence MDSKTQTRYGVSDHVRTIVTSCQLDKMSGSFARPSQTKQAIMSTPASSTKKPRAPKAPAAHPPTTAMITAALEALKDRKGSSLVAIKKYIAGNFKFDVEKKAPFIKRALRVMVAKGTLIQVKGTGASGSFKINVAAKKAAEKAAKKPAVKKPVKKPAAKKATKPKTAKPKKPAAKKATTPKKAKKPAAKKTKKSPAKKPAAKKPAKKTPKKKPVAKKAAPAKKASKPKKK, from the coding sequence ATGGACAGTAAGACGCAGACACGCTACggcgtttccgaccacgtccgcaccatCGTTACTTCATGCCagcttgacaagatgtcgggttcatttgcacgtccatcgcagacaaagcaagctatCATGTCCACTCCAGCATCGTCCACCAAGAAGCCCAgggcgcccaaggcccctgcggctcacccgcccaccaccgccatgattacggcggccctggaagcgctcaaggaccgtaaAGGTTCTTCCCTGGTGGCCATCAAGAAATACATCGCCGGCAACttcaagttcgacgtggagaagaaggcaCCCTTCATCAAACGCGCCCTGAGAGTCATGGTGGCcaagggcaccctcattcaggtgaaaggtacgggggcctcgggatccttcaaaatcaacgtagcagccaagaaagccgccgagaaggccgccaagaaacctgccgtcaagaagccggtcaagaaacccgcggccaagaaggcaaccaagcccaagaccgccaagccgaaaaagcccgcggccaagaaggctaccaccccgaagaaggccaagaagccggcagccaagaagaccaagaaatctccggccaagaaaccagccgccaagaaaccggccaaaaAGACGCCGAAAAAGAAGCCGGTCGCCAAaaaggcagcgcctgccaagaaggcgtccaagcccaagaagaagtga